The segment cccctctccccgccCCACCCCCTCTCTCAGTTCCCAGTCTCCTAACCATCAGGTTCCTGGCTCCTGGTCCCATAGCCCAGTGCATCCCCGCTCTCACCTTCTATCCCAATCCCAAACCCTGCCACCATGCTGCCATCCCAGGAGGCCTCGAAGCTGTACCATGAGCATTATATGCGGAACTCGCGGGCCATTGGGGTACTGTGGGCTATCTTCACCATCTGCTTCGCCATCATCAACGTGGTGGTCTTCATCCAGCCCTACTGGGTGGGCGACAGTGTGAGCACCCCTAAACCTGGCTACTTCGGCCTCTTCCACTACTGCGTGGGGAGCGGGCTAGCTGGCCGGGAGCTCACCTGCCGTGGCTCCTTCACCGACTTCAGCACCATCCCGTCTGGGGCCTTCAAGGCGGCTGCCTTCTTCGTGCTGCTGTCCATGGTTCTGATCCTGGGCTGCATCACCTGTTTCGCCCTCTTCTTCTTCTGCAACACAGCTACAGTCTACAAGATCTGTGCCTGGATGCAACTGCTTGCAGGTAGGAGGGTGGAAGTGGCCATGGGAGGAAACCTGGGGGACCCCAGGGCCCAGGCCCAGTGGACTTGAGGGTTTCTGCCTCCCAGACTCCCTCCAAGTCTGCTTGTGCTGGCCTTGGGGGTAAGTAGAGGTCTCTGGCTCTAACAGATGAGGACTTAGGAATACACGTTACCCAGGGTTGTCAGTGTCACTTCTTAAAGTCCCCCTCACCTCTTCTACCTGATCTAGTCATTCAGGATCTGAGAGTGTGGTGCAGAGAATACTTCTGAGGAAGTCCTATTCTTTGAGCTCAGTCTTTGAGGTTAGAGTATGAATTAGAGTATAATGGGTGAGCATTATTTTCTATGGCAATAGCTGTATTTGTGAGTTAAAGTTATGTTAGGGGATGGCATGGGGGGAATGAGTGTagagtatatatgtgtttgtatttgtgtgtagAGTATATGCTAAGAATACAGTTCAGTGTGTGACTGTGGAGGCTGTCTGTGAGAGAAGTATGTATTTGAAGTGTGAATGTGGAGGGTTATGCAGTTAGGGAGATTTCTTAAGCATCAAACACATACTTGGGACACCCAAGTTAGAATGTATCACTCATCAAAGTGGTTCTCTGGGTCTTGTATTCTTCAAGGAGGGTACTGTTAGCTCACAGAATCCTTTGAAATATCTTGCCAAAGCATTATCCTTAGCCAGAGAAGAGGCTGTTGGGAAAGAGGACTGATTGCTATGAATGTCTTCCAGAATCCATTAGAGTTACCCTTTTAGACTGGAAACAGAATTTGAAGACTCAGCTCCTCCCTGCATTTGTCTGAGTGCGTGCAtggatggaggtgggggtggagtagGATGGTGGaattgggaggtgggggaggaggcatAGGAACAAATGGAAGTGGTTGGGGGAACCTCATCAGACTGGGATGGATAGAATGAGAAAGTATTATTTAATAAAGAGACCAAAACTTCTCTAGCCACATGAGGACTGTCCCCTTCAAAGCAATCACCTTAGAAGGCCACACACACGAGTCTGCCTTGCTTAACACATTGTGAGAAATTCCTTTTTGGAAACTGCCTTCTGAGCCTATGACACATTTTAACCACATCTCAGTGATGATAAATCTTGGTCCTTTGaaggtatattttatttttggaagtAAGATAAAGTTAGTCAAAGTCAAAACATGTAGATAATATTGTTGAATAAGCTGGAGAATCTTGGTGTATGAgtggtatatgtgtgtttgtatatattttgtgtgtgtgtctgtttgtatGGATGGCAGTattgataaaaatgagaaaggactaTAATATGAGGTAGATTTTCTTGTGTAATTTGACTTTGAAGGTGATTCTTAAAGACAGGTTACAACAAAGTTATGAGGAGTGGCAGTCTTGTTAGAGTAAGTACAAAGCTCTCCCTCTACTCCACCCAGTGACTGCTTTGGTGGAGATAACACTTCATAAATCTGAATCTGTTAAAAAGAGAGGTCATCACTCTACAGTTATCCCTCATATTATTTTATAGACACACTTGAGCCTGCAAATAGACCAGTGTAGGGATAGGCAATGTATCTTTTCACTTACTATCTAAGTTGGAACCTTTGTGGTACACAGAATGAGGATTCTGACTTCATCATCCTTTTTTAGATTTGCATTtcatcctcccctccaccccaaaccCCTGCCGACCCCTCAGTGGCAATCTGGACAATAGCTATAGATGGTTGCTAGGTCCAGTATTAAGGTCCTCAACCATTCTTTGGGAAGTTTTTGATGCTTTAAGGATTTCCTGCTGATTTCCTAGTCCTCAAATCCTCCATAATCCATGGAAATTTAATCTTGAGGATTTGACATTTTTTCTGGTTTGGTTTCTGTTGTCTAGGATCTTTGAGCAATCACAGATTTACAAAACATTAggactagaagagactttagaggtcatctggtccaactccctaatcttacagatgagaaaactgagaccctcAGAGGCACAGTAacttgccccaaggtcacacatatgtGTGGCAGAGCAGCAAGtaaaacccagatctcctgagtTTCAGCCTTCATGATCTTTGTATTGTGAGAGCCAAGGAGGGGGCAGAAAGAGCTTAGGAGTTTGATCCATTTGCTTGAAGGTATCTGGGCTCTTAGAGGCTGAGATCCTGTTTAACTGATAAATTCCATCTCCTGGGACACCATTTCATCTAGACATTTTGCAAGTCCCCTAGGAAGAAAAGAATGCAGTCATTCTTTCAGAAACTATAGCCAAGGATATAATGCTCATCTCTGCATTGGTTGGTATATGGTACTCTACAATCACTAAAAGGATGTTCATATCCATTTTCTTATTCTGTCCTCACCACAGCCCTTCAAAGCATAGAAGCACATTGTTATTGCCtctttttaatagatgaggaagcgGAGACCTAGAGAGTTTAAATGCCTTGGCCAAGGTCACGTAGTAAAGtagtggcagaatcaggattaGAACCTTGATCTCTTGACTGGAAAAGCAGTGGACATTcatatatttaatacatatttattgaataaatatttacatgtgtatgGAGGCTTATCATCTGGTAGGCTGCAGGGTGGTGAATTTTTTGGCCATGGCTGCTCTTAAAGTCATCTACTACGATTTAGAAGGGCTGTAATCTGTGTCAGTGGAGGGCTTTAATattagtgaaatcataggtccctGAAATATTGAAGTATGGGAGCTGTTTCTTAAAGTTTTCAATACTTCCCATAGCCATGTGCTATGAGAAATAGTCATTAAACGGGTGACATTTATATCACACTACACAggtttcaaagtactttacatgtattatctcatttgatcctcattataATTCTGTTAGGTCATGAGTATGAgtattaaaatttctattttatagatggtaaaactgaggctcagaaaggttaagtgattagtCCAAGATCTTACAACAGAAAGCAagtttcttgaattcaaattcagtcaaTTTTCTTCCACTACATTATACTATTTTCCATTATATGAAGAAGTCTTAAGATGAGCTTTGCCTTTGCAGTTTAGTTGAGATTCATTCTGAGTACGTGTATGCaagatatttgtgtatatatatatgtgtacgaTCTGGTAAGTCAAGAGACCCAGattcatgcacatacacacacatacataaatatattgcatgtatatgtgtgtagatatatacatttgtatttgtTCTATACtgatgatttcattgatgttggGAGCTTCCAGGGAAGAGAGTTACTCAACCAATATAGATCAGCACTtcttctgcaacttacagtcttagtaAGTTTTCTGggacattcaattcaattcaataaaaatatattaaagtagctactatgtgccagacaccatgctaagtgccagggacacAAAAGAGGCGAATGacagacagtccctgacctcaaggagatcacaatctaataAAGGATTCgacatgcaaacacatatatacaaagcaatcTCTATACAAAATAAACAGAGAATAACAGAGAGGAGACACAGGAATTAAGATgctggggaaggtttcctgtaggtgGTAAGGtgttagttgggatttaaaggaagtcaaggaggtcagtagtcagagtggaggagggagagcattctaggcatgggggaaagTCGGAGAGAATGCTCAGAGCCTGAGATGGAGTATCTAATTCATACAACAGTCAGTAGGCCAGTATCAGTGAATTGAAGAGTGTGTGTTAGGGAGTAAggagtaagaaaactggaaaggtaggggggGCTAGGCcaagaagggctttgaatgccaaactgagcattttgtatttgcacctggaggcaatagggagccactggagtttattgagtaggagagtgacatgatcagacttgtgttttaggaatataattttagaggctgaatggagaatggattagagtgaggagagaattGAGTAACGCAGCCCCACCAGCAGCTATTGCAGTAATCAAGCCCCGAGGTAATGTGACTTACTTATGGCCACATAGCTATTATGTGTCAAGATGGGAACTAAAGCTAGGTCTTTTtggatctatccactgtgccatgctgtATTAGACAAACTGAGCACTTAGGGATGTGTCATAGTAACAAAGTGGTCAAAAAGTACCAACAGGTCATAGGAAGGAGGGATCATTTCTGGTAGATTGGGGTGGAAGGCATAGGTGGAGAAAGAGGGGAATGGGGAGTCAGACAAAAAGGAGTAtgacttgaactgagccttgaggaatgagtcatttttatagggGGAGACACAGGATGGGAgaattcaagagaaagaaaatggtacAACAAAGGCCCAGAAGGAAAACCACAAAGCAAAGCTTGAGGGACAGTAAGTGGATCACTTTTAACTGGAGCAgggtagggggaaggaggaaaagagaagtctggaaaggtaggttggaggaAGTTTGTGGAAGGCTTTGGAAGCTAGGATGAGGAGTCTGGTGGGATTTCTTTCTGTaggctatgtgtatgtgtgtgtgtgtgtgtgtgacattcaAGGCTCTCATACATGGGAGTTATATAGTGCAATAATTAATTTAGTTACAAACTATTTTTGTGGGGTTATAGATGCTGAGCTGCTTGTCTTAGGGAGGAGCACAGTGAGAAACAGAAAAACCTCGTAAGGTCTCTCAGCAACTGTAGACAGTATCTGAAGCATTTTGAAAGAACCCTTAGATGCTCTCAAAAAATCAGTCTCCTGGGCCATTTTATTCCCTGCATTAGGCCACAAAATAGGCAGAGTGGGCAGATACATAGTCAAGTGGGCTGTGATCTTTGATAAAGAAGTAGCAGGGAGGGGCAGCTTAGCCCCACAACCCATCCACTATTTGAATCTGTTTGTGAGGACTTGAGGGATATGCCTGAGAAAGGAAGACAAGATAAGTGTTAGGCAGAAGATAGTCAAAGGTATCAAGGTCAATTATTTGGACTCTTTTGCCATGTCAACTTTTGGTACAATTTACATAGTTATAGATAATGCTTGTGTGTGGGAAAGAAAGGGTGAGAGCTGGCCATAAAGTCTGAGAAAAGCTCTGGGTCCCATTACTGGGGGGATAGACCCAGCTCTACTGTGTGGATAataatgggaatgataataacaaaaacaataagaaGAAACATAACTAGCccttataaagtgcctactatgtgccaggcactgtgttaagtaatttacaaatattaggtcatctgatcttcacaaaatCTTgggaagttggtgctattattatccccattttacaattgaggaaactgaggcagatggaggtgaaatgacttaataaacacttgtgtTGCCCTTTTAGGTTTGTAaagcacattatctcatttggtcctcacaacaattctgtgaaataTGTATTGCAAGTGtagttatgcccattttacagagaaggaaactgaggcacagagaacctaatgtacccaggatcacacaactagtaagtatcagagagtGGATTCAAGCCTAGGTctctcctgatttcaagttcatCACTCTTTCCTCTATACCACACCAAGCTGATGAGCAATGACTGAGGGTCGGTTAGAATCAGGGAGAGGAGAAATAAGAGGCTTAGGCAGTTATGCTAAGTGAGACAGGAGATCCATCTGGCACCTGCTTTTCTGGATCTCTGGTTCAGAATTGTATGTTGcctatttaaagaaaataaatacaaatgcagCGTAAATATCCCAAGTATGATCATTAGCTAGTTTATGCTCTGTTATTTTAAtacagaattttattttgtgaaagaaaacaaaataaaaagaactaaGGTTCATGTAGTCCATACATCTCTATCATCACTAAAGGCCTGGACTTGACTCCTTGGTGACACTGTCTCCTCCCCTTCTTGCACACCTTTCAGGTGGTCTGTTCCCTCTTCTGTCCTAAGGCTGCCCTTGGTGTTCACTTTTCACATGATCTCATCTGGATAAGCACACTGAGGGGATGATGGCTCCCCCTGGTTCCTGcctgagagggagaggaagggaaggggaaaagagaggaagagggggaagggaggaagggaggcaggagGAGAAGTTGAGAATTATACAGGGAATTAGGGAAAAGGAATTGGGAAAAAGGgtgagggaaggaataaaataggGTAAGCAAGCTATTAGGTGACTAGGTGCCTGCTGTGCCTAACTTCTGGAAATAATGGTGCAACTTTCTAGAATTTTGGGAAACTAAATTAGAATTCTATAACTCTAGGGTTCcagtaaataaataaagaaaacatttgaaTTATCCTCCTCCTGGTCCCTTGGGCAAATGCCTCAGCATGATTAATGACATCATCTtagataagtaaaaaaaaaacaaaacaaaacctctttggtcctcagtttcctcatctgtcaaatgaggtctTTAAATATTAGGGGTAGGCAAactatagccaaattcctgaCCCCAATTCCcactgctgctgccgctgcctaTTTTTGTATAGCCTGGCAAGGTAagaatgttttttacattttaaaatacatatttaaaaatgtaaaaaacattcttagctTAACAGAAACAGACCGGACAGCATGAACTGtaggattcttttcatttcagagattctataattctgtggtTCTAATGGTTGGGATAGGATTAAGGCTACTATCTCAGAGCATCTCAGCTGGACTAGTGTGCTAGGGGTCAAGGGAAATCTCTGTAATTAGAAGGATGGGATGAGATGGgataggggaaggagaaaagcatTGTTATGTattaccaggcactgtactagctaagtgctttacaaatattatctcatttgatcctcaccaaaaTCCCAtatggtaggtgctgttatcatccccatattacagctggagaaagcaatgaagatagaagttaagtgacttgcccacagttaagtgtctgaaatcaaatttgaactcgggtccatCCTGATTCTGAGCCAGTGCAGACACACTGTATTCCTCAAATCTCCAATCACTGCCAACCTAATTTAGGTGACCTCAGGTCTGTCCACGACAGCCTAGAAGGTAGGTACAAAAGGACAGTTTGGAAGAGGGAGGGGTGGAATGGTactgaaaggagaagagatacCTCCACTTTGTTTTCCTGGTACgtaggtgggaggaggagagaaggaagacagaaaagtatTGATTTATgagatgaatatatatatgtacatatatatacatatacatgtatatgaactTCAAGGTTTctataatttatttacttatttatctatttatggCACCAGTCCTCATTGACTTTTGAGCTGACAAAAGATCCTAGAAATCTAGTTATCTGAGGTTTACAATTGGCTCTTCCTTAGGAATGGCTCTGCCCTGACCCTTCAGGAGATCTTGCTTTGAGCCCCAGACACTTGTGTTACCATAGACAAGACACTTTCCCTTTCTgagtttttttcatttgtcaaatgagaataTAATACTTGCCTTACCCACCACACAGCATGGTGGTGGGGAAAGCACTGTTCTGCTACATCCTGCATTtacaatcttgggcaagtcatatcatcttttttagatctcagtttcctcatctgcaaaatggattgGAAAGCCTTGAAAGCTtactctagctctaaatcaaatTCTCCAGGTATTAAAATgtgttattattagtaataatgtggtaggtcctgggccttcttctagCTATACTCctacttggtgacctcatcagcttccatggacttaattatcatctctgtgtggttgattcccagatctatatatataGCCCCTATCcttctcctgagctctagtcccataacaccaattgcctattggacatttcaaactggatgtctgaTTGACATCCCAAATTCAgtatgttcaaaactgaacttataatctttcccccttctttctcccacTCCTTTTCTAAACTTCCTGATCTCTGTCAGTCTTTGCACAGGCCAACCACCATGTCAAGAATACACTCCTTGTTCACCTCTGCCTGgtggaatccctagcttccttcaaagctcagctgaaAAGCCACTTTCCATTTGccatctttcctgatctcccttcaATGGTTAGTGACCCGTCTCTCTCAACTACCTTGTGTTTATATTTATCCTATGTatacttatatttgtatatgttgcTTCTCCTGATAAAATATTAGTTTCTTAAGAGCAGGGGctatttaattttgtctttgtatcctccagCTGTCTAATACAATGAccaacacatagtaagtgtttcaacaatgcttattgattggctaGTTTATCAAGTGTGTAGAGCTCAGGTGGGCCATAAGTTGTGGGCATTGGTAGACCTTCACCTGCTTCATCTGTCCTGATAGCAATTCCCCATTTTCACTTGGAGTTGCTCCATGACAT is part of the Notamacropus eugenii isolate mMacEug1 chromosome 3, mMacEug1.pri_v2, whole genome shotgun sequence genome and harbors:
- the LHFPL4 gene encoding LHFPL tetraspan subfamily member 4 protein, whose product is MLPSQEASKLYHEHYMRNSRAIGVLWAIFTICFAIINVVVFIQPYWVGDSVSTPKPGYFGLFHYCVGSGLAGRELTCRGSFTDFSTIPSGAFKAAAFFVLLSMVLILGCITCFALFFFCNTATVYKICAWMQLLAALCLVLGCMIFPDGWDAETIRDMCGQKTGKYSLGDCSVRWAYILAIIGILNALILSFLAFVLGNRQNDLLQDELKTESKDFVGSAVSSVLRPGGEVPGWGVLPCPVSHSQGP